In Gaiella occulta, the following are encoded in one genomic region:
- the holA gene encoding DNA polymerase III subunit delta has protein sequence MAESHALKPVYLINGSDRPKIETAVQRLRRHFDPQSVDLVSAQEMSGADVVDLCNAGSLFGDRRLVVVDRVDGRRNADDRLVQAWKAADIAAISAYLASPAPATTLALLSEALKKDAPLVKAVAKAGQVLEYSHARRQIAGWVAERFRAAGVRADTDACVALVQLVGDRDLHALATEIDKVATWAGGEPVGQREIELLVAPRQETPIFQLTDAWAQRETGRVLSISEMLFERGEAAPRLAGAIAGHLSKLRQLKRLGGAGLSARDAAARLRMHPFYGEKLARQAEGFSEEELDRATVRLSELDLALKGGSRLAPDLELQRALVDVSREPGRLPGS, from the coding sequence ATGGCCGAGTCGCACGCCCTCAAGCCCGTGTACCTGATCAACGGCAGCGACCGGCCTAAGATCGAGACGGCCGTGCAGCGCCTCCGGCGTCATTTCGACCCGCAGTCGGTCGACCTCGTGTCGGCGCAGGAGATGAGCGGCGCCGACGTCGTCGACCTCTGCAACGCCGGGAGCCTGTTCGGCGACAGGAGGCTCGTCGTCGTCGACCGCGTGGACGGCCGCCGCAACGCCGACGACCGGCTCGTGCAGGCGTGGAAGGCCGCCGACATTGCGGCGATCAGCGCGTATCTCGCCTCGCCGGCGCCCGCGACGACCCTCGCGCTGCTGTCGGAGGCGCTGAAGAAGGATGCTCCGCTCGTCAAGGCGGTGGCGAAGGCGGGGCAGGTGCTCGAGTACAGCCACGCGAGGAGGCAGATCGCCGGCTGGGTGGCGGAGCGCTTCCGTGCTGCGGGCGTCCGCGCGGACACCGACGCGTGCGTGGCCCTCGTGCAGCTCGTCGGCGACCGCGATCTGCACGCGCTCGCAACCGAGATCGACAAGGTCGCCACCTGGGCCGGGGGCGAGCCGGTCGGGCAGCGCGAGATCGAGCTTCTCGTCGCCCCCCGGCAGGAGACCCCGATCTTCCAGCTCACCGACGCCTGGGCGCAACGGGAGACGGGACGGGTGCTCTCCATCTCGGAGATGCTGTTCGAGCGGGGGGAGGCCGCGCCACGGCTCGCCGGCGCGATCGCGGGGCACCTGTCGAAGCTGCGCCAGCTGAAGCGCCTGGGCGGCGCGGGCCTCTCGGCGCGGGATGCGGCGGCGAGGCTGAGGATGCACCCCTTCTACGGCGAGAAGCTCGCCCGGCAGGCGGAGGGGTTCTCGGAGGAGGAGCTCGATCGCGCGACGGTACGGCTCTCCGAGCTCGATCTCGCGCTCAAGGGCGGCAGCCGGCTTGCGCCTGACCTCGAGCTGCAGCGGGCGCTCGTCGACGTGAGCCGGGAGCCGGGCAGGTTGCCGGGCTCGTGA
- the rpsT gene encoding 30S ribosomal protein S20: MPNIQQQKKRVLIASRQREENLRYRSTIKTLAKRLEAAVAAGDADAIATEHLKLVRMVDKAASRGAIHKNTAGRRKSQAARLVAGA, encoded by the coding sequence ACATCCAGCAGCAGAAGAAGCGCGTCCTCATCGCCTCCCGCCAGCGGGAGGAGAACCTGCGCTACCGCTCGACGATCAAGACGCTCGCGAAGCGCCTCGAGGCGGCAGTCGCCGCCGGCGACGCCGACGCGATCGCGACCGAGCACCTGAAGCTCGTGCGCATGGTCGACAAGGCGGCGTCCAGGGGCGCTATTCACAAGAACACCGCGGGCCGCCGCAAGTCGCAGGCCGCCCGGCTCGTCGCCGGCGCCTAG